One region of Olleya sp. Hel_I_94 genomic DNA includes:
- a CDS encoding YihY/virulence factor BrkB family protein, with translation MTTTKTFKLSSLPKLLFTTAKSWYKSEPFQRSAIVAYYAILSLPALIIIILNLVGSVWGRDIVQGELLDEIAKAIGPDTAETIRLMIVGRGNETTSLFTTVVGIATLLYGATGVFFQLQAAFDKIWDNEADYANGFIATLISRLKSFGFILIIGFLLLTSFLLTSLLSTFSNQLQRFLPDNVVEYLFAFDFIISIGFIYVLFAAMFKFLPSATISWKSVRVGALLTTLLFLLGKYLLAIYFNTMQPGSTYGAAGSIILIMLWVSYTSLILLYGAHFTKTYANTFIRD, from the coding sequence ATGACAACCACAAAAACATTTAAACTTTCAAGTTTACCAAAACTTTTGTTTACCACAGCTAAGTCTTGGTATAAAAGCGAACCCTTCCAACGTAGCGCAATCGTTGCGTATTACGCCATTTTATCCTTACCAGCTTTAATTATAATTATATTAAATTTAGTAGGATCTGTTTGGGGACGTGATATCGTACAAGGTGAATTGTTAGATGAAATCGCTAAAGCCATAGGTCCTGACACTGCCGAAACCATTCGATTAATGATAGTTGGTCGTGGTAATGAAACCACATCATTGTTTACAACAGTCGTTGGTATAGCAACCTTATTATATGGTGCAACAGGAGTCTTTTTTCAGCTTCAAGCTGCTTTTGACAAAATTTGGGATAATGAAGCGGATTATGCCAATGGATTTATAGCAACCCTAATTAGTCGTTTAAAAAGCTTTGGTTTTATATTAATTATTGGATTCTTACTGCTAACTAGTTTTTTACTAACTTCATTATTAAGTACGTTTAGCAATCAATTACAACGCTTTCTTCCAGATAATGTCGTAGAATACCTGTTTGCTTTTGATTTTATAATATCTATTGGATTTATATATGTATTATTTGCTGCTATGTTTAAGTTTTTACCATCTGCAACCATTTCATGGAAGTCGGTTAGGGTAGGTGCATTGTTAACCACGCTACTTTTCTTATTAGGTAAATATCTATTAGCTATATATTTTAATACCATGCAACCAGGATCCACTTATGGAGCAGCAGGTTCTATAATATTAATCATGCTTTGGGTGTCTTATACTAGCTTGATACTATTGTATGGAGCACATTTTACAAAAACCTATGCTAATACTTTTATTAGGGATTAA
- a CDS encoding NAD-dependent succinate-semialdehyde dehydrogenase has translation MSNTTDKGFTTINPATEKTIKQYDYMTEDQAIKAVDNCHEAFLEWKLKPLEERATIIKAVGKALMDVKDEYAELMTQEMGKLVSQSHDEIELCAGICEYTATEGIKQLQDEVRTMENGGKGIIQQAPLGVIYGIQPWNFPLYQAIRYAIVNLMAGNGVLLKHAKNVTGSALKLKDVFEKAGLPKNLFTVLIIDHETSDKIIEHKAVRGVTLTGSSKAGEYVAQKAAKALKKTVLELGSNDAYLVLDDADIDLAVQTSIQGRTYNNGETCVAAKRFVVVDKVYDQFKDAFVKGMKDINFGDPMDKDSKLGPMARKDLRDKIHQQVEDSVTNGATILCGGTIPEVTGYYYPSTVLGDVKPGQPAYSEELFGPVASLIKAKDNEDAMRIANDSRFGLGGGIFSKDEDKAIQLAKDHFDTGMININSYGLAHPNMPFGGIKDSGYGREHGGFGIREFVNSKSIMLNNSK, from the coding sequence ATGAGTAATACCACAGATAAAGGATTTACAACTATTAATCCAGCAACCGAAAAAACAATAAAACAATACGATTACATGACAGAAGACCAAGCCATTAAAGCTGTGGACAATTGTCATGAAGCTTTTTTAGAGTGGAAACTAAAACCGTTAGAAGAACGCGCAACCATTATAAAAGCAGTTGGTAAAGCATTAATGGATGTAAAGGACGAGTATGCCGAATTAATGACTCAAGAAATGGGTAAATTAGTTAGCCAAAGTCATGACGAGATCGAGCTTTGTGCTGGAATTTGCGAATACACAGCAACTGAAGGTATCAAACAACTACAAGACGAAGTACGTACCATGGAAAATGGAGGAAAAGGAATCATCCAACAAGCACCTTTAGGCGTTATTTATGGTATTCAACCATGGAATTTTCCATTATACCAAGCCATTCGTTATGCGATAGTAAATTTAATGGCAGGAAACGGAGTGTTATTAAAACATGCTAAAAACGTAACAGGATCTGCATTAAAGCTTAAAGACGTTTTTGAAAAAGCAGGATTACCTAAAAATCTTTTTACGGTTTTAATTATAGATCACGAAACATCTGATAAAATTATCGAACATAAAGCAGTTAGAGGTGTTACGCTAACAGGAAGCTCCAAAGCTGGTGAATACGTAGCACAAAAAGCAGCCAAAGCGTTAAAAAAGACAGTCTTGGAGTTGGGTAGTAATGATGCCTATTTAGTATTAGACGATGCAGATATTGATTTAGCAGTACAAACAAGCATACAAGGACGTACGTATAACAACGGAGAAACTTGTGTAGCAGCAAAACGTTTTGTGGTAGTAGACAAAGTGTACGACCAGTTTAAAGACGCGTTTGTTAAAGGAATGAAAGACATTAATTTTGGCGATCCTATGGACAAAGACTCAAAATTAGGACCCATGGCTAGAAAAGATTTAAGGGACAAAATTCACCAACAAGTAGAAGACAGTGTTACTAATGGAGCAACTATTTTATGTGGAGGTACCATTCCTGAAGTTACAGGATATTATTATCCTTCAACCGTTTTAGGTGACGTAAAACCAGGACAACCAGCATATAGTGAAGAGCTATTTGGACCTGTTGCTTCACTAATTAAAGCAAAAGATAACGAAGATGCTATGCGAATAGCTAACGACAGTCGTTTTGGACTTGGAGGCGGAATTTTTAGTAAAGACGAAGACAAAGCCATCCAATTAGCAAAAGACCATTTTGATACAGGAATGATAAACATTAACTCTTATGGATTAGCACATCCAAACATGCCATTTGGAGGAATTAAAGACTCTGGTTATGGACGTGAACATGGTGGATTTGGTATCAGAGAGTTTGTAAATTCTAAATCTATTATGTTGAATAATAGCAAATAA
- the hpf gene encoding ribosome hibernation-promoting factor, HPF/YfiA family, with protein sequence MDINFEYDKVKASEALEEFTTEKIQKLFNKYEFIVRADVFFKLENTNDDKSGKIAGIRLSAPGPRLFAEESKETLHKSVSEVVNQLERQLAKRKGKMNTH encoded by the coding sequence ATGGATATCAATTTTGAATATGACAAGGTAAAAGCAAGTGAGGCTTTAGAGGAATTTACCACTGAAAAAATCCAAAAACTTTTTAATAAATATGAATTTATAGTACGTGCTGATGTATTTTTTAAATTAGAAAATACTAATGATGATAAATCTGGTAAAATTGCAGGTATTAGACTTAGTGCTCCTGGTCCTAGATTATTTGCTGAAGAAAGCAAAGAGACTTTACACAAAAGTGTTAGTGAAGTTGTCAATCAATTAGAAAGACAATTAGCCAAACGTAAAGGAAAAATGAATACGCATTAA
- a CDS encoding peroxiredoxin-like family protein yields MIKPREKAPELQIKLVNNTTWKLSDQSPENFTLVLFYRGKHCPVCKSQLEELQKKLDKFTDRGVNVIAISSDTEDVAKATHKEWDISNIPLGYDFSIDEARKWGLFISSGIKEEPELFTEPGLFLITPDQTVYWESIQSMPFGRPGFNDVLGGIDYILKADYPARGEA; encoded by the coding sequence GTGATTAAACCAAGAGAAAAAGCACCAGAATTACAAATCAAATTAGTAAACAATACAACATGGAAATTAAGCGATCAGTCGCCAGAAAATTTCACGTTAGTATTATTTTATAGAGGTAAACATTGTCCTGTTTGTAAAAGTCAGTTAGAAGAACTTCAAAAAAAGTTAGATAAATTTACAGATAGAGGCGTAAATGTTATTGCCATCAGTTCTGATACTGAAGACGTCGCAAAAGCAACACATAAAGAATGGGACATTTCAAATATTCCGTTAGGCTACGATTTTTCAATTGACGAAGCTAGAAAATGGGGATTATTTATTTCTTCAGGAATTAAAGAAGAACCAGAATTATTTACAGAGCCTGGATTATTTTTAATTACACCAGATCAAACCGTGTATTGGGAATCTATCCAATCTATGCCATTTGGAAGACCAGGTTTTAATGATGTCTTAGGTGGTATTGACTACATATTAAAAGCGGATTATCCTGCTAGAGGAGAAGCCTAA
- a CDS encoding DEAD/DEAH box helicase: MSTKTLELQERTEGKSLYSYQKGAIDKIFKCFEEAPEDYHLLYQLPTGGGKTVIFSEIVRQYLKHHKKQVLVMTHRIELCKQTSNMLSEFGVSNKIVDSKADLSDQGDFNCFVAMVETLNNRLTDNKLDISDIGLVIIDEAHYNSFTKLFKFFEKSFILGVTATPLSSNINLPMKDNYNELIVGETIQSLIENEFLARAEIFSYNVGLTSLVVGANGDYTVKSSEDLYTNTDMLTKLIQAYEERCKGKKTLIFNNGINTSLHVYDTFRRAGYPVAHLDNNNTKKERKAILKWFKETPDAILTSVSILTTGFDEPTVDCIMLNRATKSLTLYYQMIGRGSRILKNKNKFIVIDLGNNLHRFGPWGSDLDWHKIFRSPNYYLDGILSDEELENNFRYEMPEDLREQFKKSDHVYFDIKKCYIDSIRAGESSKVVLERSIQHHAHICTENSEDLWDALALAKLLGDDIDYRISRYTKCISKSTFNFVEWLKDDYRKKLNAYLRTNFDEIFEEINGFPPED, from the coding sequence ATGTCTACTAAAACTCTAGAATTACAAGAACGTACAGAAGGAAAAAGTCTTTATAGTTACCAAAAAGGAGCAATCGATAAGATTTTTAAATGTTTTGAAGAAGCGCCTGAAGATTATCATCTATTATATCAACTACCTACAGGTGGTGGAAAAACGGTTATTTTCTCTGAAATTGTAAGACAATACTTAAAACACCACAAAAAACAAGTGTTAGTAATGACACATAGGATAGAATTATGTAAGCAAACATCAAATATGCTTTCAGAATTTGGTGTAAGTAATAAAATTGTAGATAGTAAAGCAGATTTAAGTGATCAAGGTGATTTTAATTGCTTTGTAGCAATGGTTGAGACACTTAATAATCGTTTAACAGATAATAAGCTAGATATTTCAGACATTGGACTAGTAATTATTGATGAGGCACATTACAATAGTTTTACTAAGTTATTTAAGTTTTTTGAAAAATCGTTTATTCTTGGTGTAACTGCGACACCTTTAAGTAGCAATATTAACCTTCCAATGAAGGATAATTATAACGAGCTAATCGTTGGAGAAACCATCCAATCATTAATTGAAAACGAATTTTTAGCGCGTGCCGAAATATTTTCATACAACGTTGGATTAACCTCTTTAGTGGTTGGAGCTAATGGTGATTATACCGTAAAATCATCAGAAGATTTATATACCAATACTGATATGCTAACTAAGCTGATACAAGCTTATGAAGAGCGTTGTAAAGGTAAAAAAACATTAATATTTAATAATGGTATTAATACCTCATTACACGTATATGATACCTTTAGACGTGCTGGATATCCAGTAGCACATTTAGATAATAACAATACTAAAAAAGAGCGTAAAGCCATCTTAAAATGGTTTAAAGAAACGCCTGATGCCATCTTAACTTCTGTAAGTATCTTAACCACTGGTTTTGATGAGCCAACAGTAGATTGTATCATGCTTAACAGAGCAACCAAGTCCTTAACATTGTACTATCAAATGATTGGTCGTGGATCACGTATATTAAAAAACAAAAATAAGTTTATAGTTATCGATTTAGGTAACAATTTACACAGATTTGGACCTTGGGGAAGTGATTTAGATTGGCATAAAATTTTCCGTTCTCCAAATTATTATTTAGATGGTATTTTAAGTGATGAAGAACTTGAAAACAATTTTAGATATGAAATGCCAGAAGATTTGCGCGAGCAATTTAAAAAATCTGACCATGTGTATTTTGATATTAAAAAATGCTACATTGATAGTATTAGAGCAGGAGAAAGCTCTAAAGTTGTATTAGAGCGCTCCATCCAACATCATGCACATATTTGTACAGAAAATAGTGAGGATTTATGGGATGCATTAGCTTTAGCTAAATTATTGGGTGACGATATAGATTACCGTATTTCTAGATATACTAAGTGTATAAGTAAAAGCACGTTTAACTTTGTAGAATGGTTAAAAGACGATTATCGTAAAAAATTAAACGCCTATTTACGTACTAATTTTGATGAGATTTTTGAAGAAATCAATGGTTTTCCACCAGAAGATTAA
- a CDS encoding DEAD/DEAH box helicase — protein MMTFKDLGLDKNYIKSLKELGIKSPTEIQAQAIPMLLKSSTDFIGLAQTGTGKTAAFGLPLLHKINPKKDAVQALIIAPTRELVQQIKKQLFKFTKYNNSKIFLEGVYGGEKIDIQLRNVARTTHIIVATPGRLVDLMTREAVDLSQVKTIVLDEADEMLSMGFKNDLTTILKGVTGQKNTWLFSATMSNDLKDIVKRYIADEAIRLEIDRSSVVNQNISHYFVETTLHEKSSTLIRLLEDRENQRGIIFTKTKAGAQALRHQLETEGFNVGALEGDMQQKERDKVMRAFKNTTLQLLISTDVSARGIDVNDLAFVIHHQLPEHTEYYTHRSGRTARAGKKGESIALILGNEHSDLKKVETTLGIKFKQLSV, from the coding sequence ATTATGACTTTTAAAGACCTTGGTTTAGATAAAAACTATATAAAATCTCTTAAGGAATTAGGGATTAAATCGCCAACCGAAATTCAGGCACAAGCGATTCCTATGTTATTAAAATCATCAACCGATTTTATTGGTTTAGCACAAACAGGAACAGGTAAGACAGCTGCTTTTGGACTGCCATTACTACATAAAATTAATCCTAAAAAAGATGCAGTCCAAGCGTTAATAATTGCGCCTACTAGAGAATTGGTTCAGCAAATTAAAAAACAACTATTTAAATTCACCAAGTATAACAACTCTAAAATATTTTTGGAAGGTGTATATGGTGGCGAAAAAATAGACATTCAGTTACGTAACGTTGCTAGAACCACACACATTATAGTGGCTACTCCAGGTCGATTAGTAGATTTAATGACGCGTGAGGCTGTAGATTTATCTCAAGTTAAAACAATTGTTTTAGACGAAGCAGATGAAATGCTAAGCATGGGTTTTAAAAATGATTTAACGACTATTTTAAAAGGCGTTACAGGTCAAAAAAACACATGGTTATTTAGTGCTACAATGTCTAACGATTTAAAAGATATTGTTAAGCGTTACATAGCTGACGAAGCTATACGATTAGAGATAGATAGAAGTAGTGTAGTAAACCAAAACATATCTCATTATTTTGTTGAAACGACGTTGCACGAAAAATCGTCTACATTAATTAGACTTTTAGAAGACAGAGAAAACCAACGTGGAATAATTTTTACAAAAACAAAAGCTGGTGCACAAGCACTAAGACATCAATTAGAAACCGAAGGATTTAACGTTGGTGCTTTGGAAGGTGACATGCAACAAAAAGAGCGTGATAAAGTCATGCGTGCTTTTAAAAATACAACCTTACAATTATTAATTTCTACAGATGTATCTGCTAGAGGTATTGATGTTAATGATTTAGCATTTGTAATTCATCATCAATTACCAGAACATACTGAATATTATACACACAGAAGTGGTCGTACAGCACGTGCTGGTAAAAAAGGAGAATCTATTGCATTAATTTTAGGTAATGAGCATAGTGATCTTAAAAAAGTAGAAACCACATTAGGTATTAAATTTAAACAACTATCTGTTTAA
- a CDS encoding PepSY-like domain-containing protein, which produces MKAFKNIKFALIAFIAFSCQHTVKGQTPEVVKQAFEAKYPNENNPDWEVDANGNYEAQFKQNGEKYRADFSPSGNWIETESSIKKDDLPKAIRDIIKNEYGSEDITEVEHVDSASKGEFYDVEFKQKGKNKDVEFRANGTIIN; this is translated from the coding sequence ATGAAAGCATTTAAAAACATAAAATTTGCCCTAATCGCATTTATCGCGTTTAGTTGTCAACACACAGTTAAAGGACAAACTCCAGAGGTTGTTAAACAAGCATTTGAAGCTAAGTATCCAAACGAAAATAATCCAGATTGGGAAGTTGATGCTAACGGAAATTATGAAGCTCAATTTAAACAAAATGGCGAAAAATATAGAGCAGATTTTAGTCCAAGCGGAAATTGGATTGAAACCGAATCGAGCATTAAAAAAGACGACTTGCCTAAAGCTATTAGAGACATTATTAAAAACGAATATGGTAGTGAAGACATTACCGAAGTAGAGCATGTTGATAGTGCGTCAAAAGGCGAATTTTATGACGTAGAGTTTAAGCAAAAAGGTAAAAATAAAGATGTCGAGTTTAGAGCAAACGGAACAATCATAAATTAG
- a CDS encoding M16 family metallopeptidase has product MRTIKIALLLMSLTVISCKDSGTTETTKTEDFKINYEKFTLKNGLEVILHEDHSDPIVAVATLMHVGSNREKPGKTGFAHFFEHMSFNDSENVPVGANRKMIPEWGGSRNGGTSNDYTVYYEVVPKDAFEKIMWIDSDRFGYMINTVTEAALEREKQVVKNEKRQRVDNAAYGYTDEIIRKNLYPEGHPYSWTVIGALPDLQAATIDDVKAFYQQYYGAKNASLVIAGDIDVAETKKLVEQWFGEIPSGPEVEEQNFEPVVLNETKSLYFEDNFAKLPEIRLVYPTFKNYHEDTYALDILGQLLSGSKKSPLYNVIVQEQKLAPNVGTYQNSSELAGEFVFRVRANAGTDLDQVKSAIDDGLKRFETTGVNSADLKRIKAQLETDLYQGVSTALNKAFQLVQDNEFNGDPSFITERAKLTNAVTEADIMRVYNTYLKGKHAVMTSVVPKGQLDLAVAESKEATVWIEEVKQDVANEEVSQGEEAVYEKTPSKFDRSEPDFGKLPVFKAPAIWKGELENGMALYGIENNEVPLVQFDITIPGGQLLDPKGKEGVSNLFSDLMMQGTKTKTAADLEEAIGLLGANINMYSANEDFHITGSCLTKNLDETIKLVKEIILEPRWDASEFSRLKQALETSLKGSEANPNAIASNVFDQLMYGKDNRFGINSSGTLQSTKDITMEDLKAYYKNLSPKKASFHIAGAINKTQTIAALSPLKAWEGETINVPTLAVQSTNTGGTLYFVDVPDAKQSVLYIGKLALSGKDENANNLDFANEILGGGSSGRLFQTLRIGKGYTYGAYSGITNREAVSPFAIRSSVRANATLKSLEIIKNMVKDYKQSFTDTEVELTKNKILKGNTRAYESLGAQLGILRRISKYNKDDNFLDTDQDELLSMNLENYQAIIDQYLNESEMVYLVVGDKATQFEEVKKLAKPVVQLDIYGNKI; this is encoded by the coding sequence ATGCGTACAATTAAAATTGCTTTACTGCTAATGTCCTTAACAGTAATCTCTTGCAAAGATTCAGGTACCACTGAAACTACAAAAACCGAAGATTTTAAAATCAATTATGAAAAATTCACTCTAAAAAATGGTTTGGAAGTAATCCTTCATGAAGACCATTCTGACCCAATTGTAGCTGTTGCTACCTTAATGCATGTAGGTTCTAACCGAGAAAAACCAGGAAAAACAGGATTTGCTCACTTTTTTGAACATATGTCTTTTAACGACTCAGAGAATGTTCCTGTTGGAGCCAATCGTAAAATGATACCAGAATGGGGAGGAAGTCGTAATGGTGGAACTTCTAATGATTATACTGTGTATTATGAAGTTGTTCCAAAAGACGCCTTTGAAAAAATCATGTGGATTGATTCAGATCGTTTTGGTTATATGATTAACACTGTGACAGAAGCTGCTTTAGAGCGCGAAAAGCAAGTGGTTAAAAACGAAAAACGCCAACGTGTTGATAATGCAGCTTATGGTTATACAGATGAAATTATTAGAAAAAACCTATATCCTGAAGGACATCCTTACAGTTGGACAGTTATTGGTGCCTTACCAGATTTACAAGCAGCAACTATCGATGATGTTAAAGCCTTTTACCAACAATATTATGGTGCAAAAAATGCATCTTTAGTTATTGCTGGAGATATTGATGTTGCTGAAACTAAAAAATTAGTAGAACAATGGTTTGGCGAAATACCAAGTGGACCAGAAGTTGAAGAGCAAAATTTTGAACCTGTTGTATTAAACGAAACTAAGTCGTTATACTTTGAAGACAATTTTGCTAAACTACCAGAAATAAGACTAGTGTATCCTACATTTAAAAACTATCATGAAGACACTTATGCTTTGGATATTTTAGGTCAATTACTTAGCGGAAGCAAAAAATCACCTTTATATAATGTGATTGTTCAAGAACAAAAATTAGCACCTAACGTTGGCACTTACCAAAATAGTAGTGAATTAGCAGGCGAGTTTGTTTTTAGAGTACGTGCTAATGCAGGAACAGATTTAGATCAAGTTAAGTCTGCTATTGACGATGGTTTAAAACGCTTTGAAACTACAGGAGTTAATTCGGCAGATTTAAAACGCATTAAAGCTCAATTAGAAACAGATTTATATCAAGGTGTAAGTACTGCGTTAAATAAAGCATTTCAATTAGTTCAGGATAACGAGTTTAATGGTGATCCTAGTTTTATTACAGAACGTGCCAAATTAACTAATGCTGTTACAGAAGCAGATATTATGCGTGTGTACAATACTTACTTAAAAGGTAAACATGCTGTAATGACTAGCGTTGTACCTAAAGGGCAATTAGATTTAGCTGTAGCTGAAAGTAAAGAAGCAACGGTTTGGATTGAAGAGGTTAAACAAGACGTCGCTAACGAAGAGGTGAGTCAAGGTGAAGAAGCGGTTTACGAGAAAACACCTAGTAAATTTGATAGAAGCGAACCTGATTTTGGTAAACTTCCGGTATTTAAAGCACCTGCAATTTGGAAAGGTGAGTTAGAAAACGGAATGGCTTTATATGGTATAGAAAATAACGAAGTACCTTTAGTGCAGTTTGATATTACAATTCCTGGTGGACAATTATTAGATCCAAAAGGAAAAGAAGGTGTGTCTAATTTATTTAGCGATTTGATGATGCAAGGGACAAAAACAAAAACTGCTGCGGATTTAGAAGAGGCTATTGGTTTATTAGGTGCTAATATTAATATGTATAGTGCAAATGAGGATTTTCATATTACGGGATCGTGTTTAACTAAAAATTTAGACGAAACTATAAAACTAGTTAAAGAGATTATTTTAGAACCTCGTTGGGATGCTAGTGAGTTTAGTAGATTAAAACAAGCATTAGAAACCAGTTTAAAGGGTAGCGAAGCTAACCCAAATGCAATTGCATCTAATGTATTTGACCAATTAATGTATGGTAAGGATAACCGTTTTGGAATTAATAGTTCTGGAACCTTACAAAGTACCAAGGACATTACAATGGAGGATTTAAAAGCTTATTATAAAAATTTATCTCCTAAAAAGGCATCATTCCATATTGCTGGAGCGATTAACAAAACGCAAACCATAGCTGCTTTAAGTCCTTTAAAAGCATGGGAAGGAGAGACTATAAATGTACCAACATTAGCGGTTCAATCAACTAATACAGGCGGAACACTATATTTTGTAGACGTTCCTGATGCTAAACAATCGGTATTATATATTGGTAAATTAGCGTTATCTGGAAAAGACGAAAACGCTAACAATCTTGATTTTGCAAACGAAATCTTAGGTGGTGGATCAAGTGGTCGCTTATTTCAAACCCTAAGGATAGGTAAGGGTTATACTTATGGTGCGTATTCTGGTATTACAAATCGTGAAGCTGTTAGTCCTTTTGCTATTAGATCAAGTGTTCGTGCCAATGCAACTTTAAAGTCTCTAGAAATCATTAAAAACATGGTTAAAGACTATAAACAAAGCTTCACAGACACTGAAGTCGAGTTAACCAAAAACAAAATTCTTAAAGGTAATACTAGAGCTTATGAAAGTTTAGGTGCACAATTAGGTATTTTAAGACGTATTAGTAAATACAATAAAGACGACAATTTTTTAGACACAGATCAAGACGAATTATTATCTATGAATCTGGAAAACTACCAAGCAATTATAGACCAATATTTAAACGAGTCTGAAATGGTATATCTAGTAGTTGGTGACAAAGCTACTCAATTTGAGGAAGTTAAAAAATTAGCTAAACCTGTGGTGCAATTAGATATATACGGAAACAAAATATAA
- a CDS encoding DUF1853 family protein: MSDKTDNFQAQFSGFFNTPHLFFSEINTMQPFVKQLDRPFVFNRKVRPNIRLGQRVEQFVFEELKQFDDISVLSENIQIQENVNQTIGELDCLILNNSEPIHLEIQFKYYLYDASLGSTEIDCLIGPMRRDSLIEKLNKLKLKQLPLLYNTATKPYLDKLQLDVDSIKQQIYFKAQIFVPYGSNITFKTLNNNCIYGFYFKYKDLMLFKDCKFYKPQKTDWLLDVNSHVNWLTLDQIKPQLTIYQSEKYSPLLWLKFPNGQITKCFVVAW; this comes from the coding sequence ATGAGCGATAAAACCGATAATTTTCAGGCCCAATTTAGTGGCTTTTTTAATACACCACATTTATTTTTTTCTGAAATAAATACTATGCAACCTTTTGTTAAGCAATTAGATAGGCCTTTTGTTTTTAATAGAAAGGTTAGACCTAATATTAGGTTAGGACAACGTGTAGAACAATTTGTGTTTGAGGAGTTAAAGCAATTTGATGACATTTCTGTTTTGTCAGAAAACATCCAAATACAGGAAAATGTGAACCAGACTATTGGCGAATTGGACTGCTTAATATTAAATAATTCGGAACCAATTCATTTAGAAATTCAATTTAAATACTATCTATATGATGCCAGTTTAGGGAGCACTGAAATAGACTGTTTAATTGGACCTATGCGTCGAGATAGTTTAATTGAAAAATTAAATAAACTTAAATTAAAACAACTACCACTACTATATAATACTGCTACAAAACCTTACTTAGATAAATTACAATTAGATGTCGATTCCATAAAACAGCAAATATATTTTAAGGCGCAAATTTTTGTACCTTATGGAAGTAACATTACTTTTAAAACGTTAAACAATAACTGTATTTATGGCTTTTATTTTAAGTATAAAGATCTAATGCTGTTTAAGGATTGTAAATTTTATAAGCCTCAAAAAACCGATTGGTTATTAGACGTGAATAGTCATGTTAATTGGTTGACTCTAGATCAAATAAAGCCACAATTAACCATATATCAATCCGAAAAATATTCACCTTTACTATGGCTAAAGTTTCCTAACGGTCAAATAACAAAATGCTTTGTGGTCGCATGGTAA